The following are from one region of the Longimicrobiaceae bacterium genome:
- a CDS encoding PPK2 family polyphosphate kinase: MLLSPVRPEAVPPLRDEDAAAPGELPSGPALRERLDELLGRIERSATALYAEGSRAALFILQARDTGGKDGTIRRVFGAVNPQSLALTSFAAPTGVERRHDFLWRVHQAVPAFGQVGVFNRSHYKDVLAARVRRLVPEEVWRGRYEQINDFERILARNGITVVKLFLHVSSDEQRRRLLKRLDRPHKRWKFDPTDLEDRMLWDEYTAAYRDVFERCSTEHAPWYVVPADDKHVRDVLVAEVVAETLERMDPQTPEADPEVLAYADQLR, translated from the coding sequence ATGCTGCTCTCTCCCGTCCGTCCCGAAGCCGTCCCGCCCCTGCGGGACGAGGACGCCGCCGCACCGGGCGAGCTCCCCTCCGGGCCGGCGCTGCGGGAGCGCCTGGACGAGCTGCTCGGCCGCATCGAGCGCAGCGCCACGGCGCTGTACGCCGAGGGAAGCCGGGCGGCGCTGTTCATCCTGCAGGCCCGCGACACCGGCGGGAAGGACGGCACCATCCGCCGCGTCTTCGGCGCCGTCAACCCGCAGAGCCTCGCCCTCACCTCCTTCGCCGCCCCCACGGGTGTGGAGCGGCGGCACGACTTCCTCTGGCGCGTCCACCAGGCCGTCCCGGCGTTCGGGCAGGTGGGCGTGTTCAATCGGTCTCACTACAAGGACGTGCTCGCCGCGCGCGTCCGTCGCCTCGTCCCGGAGGAGGTCTGGCGGGGGCGCTACGAGCAGATCAACGACTTCGAGCGGATCCTGGCCCGCAACGGCATCACCGTCGTCAAGCTCTTCCTGCACGTCTCGTCCGACGAGCAGAGGCGGCGCCTCCTGAAGCGCCTCGACAGGCCGCACAAGCGCTGGAAGTTCGATCCGACGGACCTGGAGGACCGGATGCTCTGGGACGAGTACACGGCGGCGTACCGCGACGTGTTCGAGCGGTGCAGCACGGAGCACGCGCCCTGGTACGTGGTCCCGGCGGACGACAAGCACGTGCGCGACGTGCTGGTGGCGGAAGTGGTGGCCGAGACCCTGGAGCGAATGGACCCCCAGACTCCCGAGGCGGACCCGGAGGTGCTGGCCTACGCGGACCAGCTCCGATAA
- a CDS encoding outer membrane beta-barrel protein, with the protein MKGILSGTLAAFAALAIAGSASAQSLPLSLEIRGGLPFPTGELNDVGNDIGDGLGPGYTLGGSVTLDVAPRVGVYAGYTFTRFDVEGFEEIGLRTDGFDAGLRLALPTTTGIGPWVKGGLVYHDAEVLFDEEVQSNPREIDVSERKLGFEVGGGVEIRLGQTLSFTPGVSYVRFNTDEGFSNRDVSYIKGDVGLRMRL; encoded by the coding sequence ATGAAGGGTATTCTGTCTGGAACGCTGGCCGCATTCGCGGCGCTCGCCATCGCCGGCTCGGCGTCCGCCCAGTCGCTCCCGCTCTCGCTCGAGATCCGGGGCGGGCTCCCGTTTCCCACCGGCGAGCTGAACGACGTCGGCAACGACATCGGGGATGGGCTCGGGCCGGGCTACACCCTGGGCGGGAGCGTGACGCTCGACGTCGCGCCGCGGGTCGGCGTGTACGCCGGGTACACCTTCACTCGATTCGACGTGGAGGGCTTCGAGGAGATCGGCCTGAGGACGGACGGCTTCGACGCGGGGCTGCGCCTGGCCCTGCCGACCACCACCGGCATCGGTCCCTGGGTGAAGGGCGGGCTGGTGTACCACGACGCGGAGGTGCTCTTCGACGAGGAGGTGCAGAGCAACCCGCGCGAGATCGACGTGAGCGAGCGCAAGCTCGGATTCGAGGTCGGGGGCGGGGTGGAGATCCGCCTGGGGCAGACCCTCTCGTTCACGCCGGGGGTCAGCTACGTGCGCTTCAACACGGACGAGGGCTTCTCCAACCGCGACGTGAGCTACATCAAGGGCGACGTCGGGCTCCGCATGCGCCTGTAG